The Acidobacteriota bacterium genome includes a window with the following:
- a CDS encoding prolyl oligopeptidase family serine peptidase translates to MIKLRFLTVPVIILALMSAGAAGAVQDRPAAKPAAGAAPASGPATPPRPIALQDILDWRSIGAAELSPDGGWFMYRLSPLEGESEVVVRQVAGTREYRFPIGQAPRYAAGVRPGFSADSGWALFLSYPGSKETKALRKDKGRVQTTAVLVNLATGEKSEFEKVRGAAFSGDDPGFAAFHRYAPESQDKEKDKWTGSDLVLRELATGREINIGNVAEYAFDKPGARLALLIDAQGQAANGVQMRDMASGTVVSLDNDKASYKSLAWSEKGEALALLKGKEDKSYEDKLWSVIGFSGFQAGRAPRKVVYDPAADKSFPAGMTVSPDRAPEWTEGFDAILFGIHEARKKTDADKKDAGESKPGDAPPAPKDEGPADEDIPDLVIWHGRDKRLQSAQQVQESRDKSFSYLAEYRVAEKKFLRLADDDVRDVEPAPKGRFAVGQDARAYELDSNLDGRGFQDIYVIDLATGKRTRALGKNEHYFGPLFDGTRFLYYDDGHFFAYDMAAGKSVNMTRDVPASFVDEDDDHNVVKPPDYPVGATKDGLDVLLSDGWDVWSVPLSAAGKAVNLTGNGFRDKIRYRRLRLDPEEKAVDLGQPQYFSAYGEWTKKAGIARLEKGKAPVMLLWDDAGFGTLLKARKAETYVYTRDTFKDFPDYFAADALLRNGKRLTEANPRQKDFLWSSGVMLLDYKTDPKSGMDKPLQAALFLPANYEKGKRYPTIVYYYEKMSQQLNRYAQPSANGFNKSVYTSNGYAVLMPDITYKINDPGMSAVWCVLPAIDAAVAAGVVDRARVGLHGHSWGGYQTAFLVTQADFAAAVAGAPLTNMISMYSSIYFNSGMANQPIFESSQGRFKGGYWDNLEAYQRNSPVYYAANVKTPLVILHNDKDGAVVWNQGIEYYNTLRRLKKTVLMLQYVGENHGLQKPANQKDYTVRMKEFFDHYLMGKPAPAWYTDGVPYLDLKEHLKERARDLRPREPAPAEKTEKKDPSK, encoded by the coding sequence ATGATCAAGCTCCGCTTTCTCACGGTCCCCGTCATCATCCTGGCCCTTATGAGCGCCGGCGCCGCGGGCGCCGTCCAGGACCGGCCGGCCGCGAAGCCGGCCGCCGGCGCGGCCCCTGCCTCCGGCCCCGCGACGCCCCCGCGCCCGATCGCCCTCCAGGACATACTGGACTGGAGATCGATCGGCGCGGCCGAGCTCTCGCCCGACGGCGGCTGGTTCATGTACCGGCTGAGCCCGCTCGAAGGCGAAAGCGAGGTCGTCGTCCGCCAGGTGGCCGGGACCAGGGAATACCGCTTCCCGATCGGCCAGGCGCCCCGCTACGCGGCCGGCGTCCGGCCTGGCTTTTCGGCCGACTCCGGGTGGGCGCTCTTCCTGTCCTATCCCGGCTCCAAGGAGACGAAGGCCCTGCGTAAGGATAAAGGACGGGTCCAGACGACGGCCGTCCTGGTCAACCTGGCCACGGGCGAGAAGTCGGAGTTCGAGAAGGTCCGGGGCGCCGCGTTTTCCGGCGACGATCCCGGCTTCGCCGCCTTCCACCGCTACGCCCCCGAGAGCCAGGACAAGGAGAAGGACAAGTGGACCGGCTCCGACCTCGTCCTGCGCGAGCTCGCGACCGGCCGGGAGATCAACATCGGCAACGTCGCCGAGTATGCTTTCGACAAGCCCGGCGCGCGGCTGGCCCTCCTCATCGACGCCCAAGGCCAGGCCGCGAACGGCGTCCAGATGCGCGACATGGCCTCCGGAACGGTCGTCTCCCTCGACAACGACAAGGCCTCCTACAAGTCCCTGGCCTGGTCCGAGAAGGGCGAGGCCCTGGCCCTGCTCAAGGGCAAAGAGGACAAGTCCTACGAGGACAAGCTCTGGAGCGTCATCGGCTTCAGCGGGTTCCAGGCCGGCCGGGCGCCGCGGAAGGTCGTCTACGATCCGGCCGCCGACAAGTCCTTCCCCGCCGGGATGACGGTCAGCCCGGACCGGGCCCCGGAGTGGACCGAGGGCTTCGACGCCATCCTGTTCGGCATCCACGAGGCCAGGAAGAAGACGGACGCCGACAAGAAGGACGCCGGCGAGTCCAAGCCCGGCGACGCGCCTCCGGCCCCGAAAGACGAGGGACCAGCCGACGAGGACATCCCCGATCTCGTCATCTGGCACGGCCGGGACAAGCGCCTCCAGTCGGCTCAGCAGGTCCAGGAGTCGCGGGACAAGAGCTTCAGCTATCTCGCGGAGTACCGGGTCGCCGAAAAGAAATTCCTCCGGCTGGCCGACGACGATGTCCGCGACGTCGAGCCCGCGCCCAAGGGGCGGTTCGCGGTCGGCCAGGACGCCCGGGCCTACGAGCTCGACTCGAACCTCGACGGCCGCGGCTTCCAGGACATCTACGTCATCGACCTGGCGACCGGGAAGCGGACCAGGGCCCTGGGGAAGAACGAGCACTATTTCGGACCGCTCTTCGACGGGACCCGTTTTCTCTATTACGACGACGGGCACTTCTTCGCCTACGACATGGCCGCGGGGAAGTCCGTCAACATGACCAGGGACGTGCCCGCCTCGTTCGTCGACGAGGACGACGACCACAACGTCGTCAAGCCGCCCGACTACCCGGTCGGCGCCACAAAGGACGGCCTGGACGTCCTGCTCTCGGACGGCTGGGACGTCTGGTCCGTGCCCCTGAGCGCCGCCGGGAAGGCCGTCAACCTGACCGGCAACGGCTTCCGCGACAAGATCCGCTACCGCCGGCTGCGCCTCGACCCCGAGGAGAAGGCCGTCGATCTCGGCCAACCCCAGTATTTCAGCGCCTACGGCGAGTGGACGAAGAAGGCGGGCATCGCCCGGCTCGAAAAGGGCAAGGCGCCGGTCATGCTCCTCTGGGACGACGCCGGCTTCGGCACGCTCCTCAAGGCCCGCAAGGCCGAGACCTATGTCTATACGAGGGACACCTTCAAGGACTTCCCGGATTACTTCGCGGCCGACGCGCTCCTCAGGAACGGCAAGCGGCTGACCGAGGCCAATCCCCGGCAGAAAGACTTCCTCTGGTCGAGCGGCGTCATGCTCCTCGACTACAAGACGGACCCCAAGAGCGGCATGGACAAGCCGCTCCAGGCGGCCCTCTTCCTGCCCGCCAACTACGAGAAGGGCAAGCGCTACCCGACGATCGTCTACTACTATGAGAAGATGTCGCAGCAGCTCAACCGCTATGCCCAGCCCTCGGCCAACGGCTTCAACAAATCCGTCTACACCAGCAACGGCTACGCCGTGCTCATGCCCGACATCACCTACAAGATCAACGACCCCGGCATGTCGGCGGTCTGGTGCGTCCTGCCGGCCATCGACGCGGCCGTCGCCGCCGGCGTAGTCGACCGGGCCAGGGTCGGGCTCCATGGCCATTCCTGGGGCGGCTACCAGACAGCCTTCCTCGTCACCCAGGCCGACTTCGCCGCCGCCGTGGCCGGCGCGCCGCTGACCAACATGATCAGCATGTACAGCTCGATCTACTTCAACAGCGGCATGGCCAACCAGCCGATCTTCGAATCGAGCCAGGGCCGGTTCAAGGGCGGCTACTGGGACAACCTCGAGGCCTACCAGCGGAACTCGCCGGTCTATTACGCCGCGAACGTCAAGACGCCACTCGTCATCCTCCACAACGACAAGGACGGCGCTGTCGTCTGGAACCAGGGCATCGAGTACTACAACACGCTCCGCCGGCTGAAGAAGACCGTCCTCATGCTCCAGTACGTCGGCGAGAACCACGGCCTGCAGAAGCCGGCCAACCAGAAGGATTACACGGTCCGGATGAAGGAATTCTTCGACCACTATCTCATGGGCAAGCCGGCCCCGGCCTGGTACACGGACGGAGTCCCCTACCTCGATCTGAAGGAGCACCTGAAGGAGAGAGCCAGGGACCTCAGGCCGCGCGAGCCCGCTCCGGCGGAGAAAACCGAGAAGAAGGACCCGTCGAAATAA
- a CDS encoding bifunctional methionine sulfoxide reductase B/A protein yields MPVRVRIAVLALAAALGLAGWKGLNTLAGPGAARPLPVSEEGQNMPPKVKRSEKEWKAALTPEQFEVMRKCGTERPFTGKYNDFWDKGVYACAACGTPLFLSTAKYEHGTGWPSFTAPADEKDLEYRDDYTLLVKRVEVRCANCGAHLGHIFDDGPGPTFLHYCINSAALAFRPEAAAKADGPSKAAATETATFAAGCFWGVEHKLAQVKGVVSTVVGYTGGKTADPTYEQVCAGRTGHAEAVQVAFDPIQLSYEDLVRRFFEIHDPTQVNRQGPDRGSQYRSAVFYHSQAQKEAVLRVMDDLKKSGRYRKRLATEIVPAGVFFKAEEYHQKYFEKHGFACD; encoded by the coding sequence ATGCCGGTTCGCGTCAGGATCGCCGTTCTCGCCCTGGCCGCCGCCCTGGGCCTGGCCGGATGGAAGGGGCTCAACACCCTGGCCGGTCCGGGCGCGGCCCGGCCGCTCCCCGTTTCTGAGGAAGGACAGAACATGCCGCCCAAGGTCAAGAGATCGGAAAAGGAATGGAAGGCCGCGCTGACGCCAGAGCAGTTCGAGGTCATGAGGAAGTGCGGCACGGAACGCCCGTTCACGGGCAAGTACAACGATTTCTGGGACAAGGGCGTCTACGCCTGCGCCGCCTGCGGCACGCCCCTGTTCCTCTCGACGGCCAAGTACGAGCACGGCACGGGCTGGCCGAGCTTCACCGCCCCCGCCGACGAGAAGGACCTCGAGTACCGGGACGATTACACCCTGCTCGTCAAGAGGGTCGAGGTCCGTTGCGCGAATTGCGGCGCTCATCTGGGCCACATCTTCGACGACGGCCCCGGGCCGACCTTCCTTCATTACTGCATCAACTCGGCCGCCCTGGCATTCAGGCCCGAGGCGGCCGCCAAGGCGGACGGCCCGTCAAAGGCGGCGGCGACGGAGACGGCGACCTTCGCCGCCGGCTGCTTCTGGGGGGTCGAGCACAAGCTGGCCCAGGTCAAGGGCGTCGTGTCCACCGTCGTCGGCTACACCGGCGGCAAGACCGCTGATCCTACCTATGAGCAGGTCTGCGCCGGCCGGACCGGCCACGCCGAGGCCGTCCAGGTGGCCTTCGACCCGATCCAGCTGAGCTACGAGGACCTGGTCCGGCGCTTCTTCGAGATCCACGATCCGACCCAGGTCAACCGCCAGGGACCGGACCGGGGCAGCCAGTATCGCTCGGCCGTCTTCTATCACAGCCAGGCCCAGAAGGAAGCCGTCCTCCGCGTCATGGACGATCTGAAGAAGTCGGGCAGGTACAGGAAGCGCCTGGCCACCGAGATCGTCCCGGCCGGGGTCTTCTTCAAGGCCGAAGAATATCACCAGAAGTACTTCGAGAAACACGGCTTCGCCTGCGACTGA